The genome window GATAAAAATGTTCCAAAGGGGGCTTTTTCGAAAAAAAATTGCTATGTTTGTTGTCTATTTTAAAAAAATCTAACACTCCAAAATCGTAAGCCACATGAGGTTTATCATCAATTCCGCGCAGCTGCTCCGCCAGCTAAACGCGCTCAAAGGGGCTGTACCCAGCAATGCGGTCATTCCTATTTTAGAAAACTTTTTATTTGATATTCAACAAGGCGTGCTGACTATCACGGCTTCCGATTTGCAAACTTCGGTCATTGCGCAGATGAATGTGGAAGCCGACGAAGATGGAAATATTGCCGTTCCTGCCAAAATGCTTTTGGATACGCTCAAAAACCTCCCAGAGCAGCCCATCAGCTTTACCATAGACCCCGAAAATGCCACCATCGAGATTACGGCTGAAAGTGGTAACTACAAAATCACAGGCGAAAGCGGCGAAGACTACCCAAGCCCTGCCGAAGTAGGTAACGAAAATACGCTGCACCTAACTTCCGACGTTTTGGCAAGTGCAATTTCTTACACCCTTTTCGCTATTAGCACCGACGAATTGAAACCTGCCATGAACGGGGTCTTTGTGCAAGTGCGCGACGGACACACCAACTTCGTTTCTACCGACGCACACCGTTTGGTGCGCTACCGCAGAAATGGCGTAGGTGCAAGCCAAGAAGCCTCTTTTATCATTCCGGGAAAAGCCTTAGAGCAGCTCAAAAATGCCCTTCCCTCTGATGCGGCGCAGGAAATACAAATCGCTTTTGATGAAAAAAATGCCGCTTTTACTTTCGGCAATATCAATATGATTTGTCGCCTTATCGATGAGCGTTTCCCTGATTATGAGAACGTTATCCCCTACAATAACGCCCTCAATCTGACCATCGACCGCCAAAAAATGCTCG of Hugenholtzia roseola DSM 9546 contains these proteins:
- the dnaN gene encoding DNA polymerase III subunit beta gives rise to the protein MRFIINSAQLLRQLNALKGAVPSNAVIPILENFLFDIQQGVLTITASDLQTSVIAQMNVEADEDGNIAVPAKMLLDTLKNLPEQPISFTIDPENATIEITAESGNYKITGESGEDYPSPAEVGNENTLHLTSDVLASAISYTLFAISTDELKPAMNGVFVQVRDGHTNFVSTDAHRLVRYRRNGVGASQEASFIIPGKALEQLKNALPSDAAQEIQIAFDEKNAAFTFGNINMICRLIDERFPDYENVIPYNNALNLTIDRQKMLASLKRSIIYANKVTNQVRLKLSDDTLTINAEDLDFSNSAKENLLCEFEGEDFEIGFNAKFLIDMLGHLEAGQVKFSFSEPNRAALLVPSETDSQEDILMLVMPVMLNSYY